One window from the genome of Cryptomeria japonica chromosome 6, Sugi_1.0, whole genome shotgun sequence encodes:
- the LOC131031483 gene encoding uncharacterized protein LOC131031483, whose amino-acid sequence MADWQLTGGGVVGGGTLGSGGAGDADVVVNSKRQRRPSVRLGEIGDQSAAYAYDTTKRKKQQLQWNQTFFPRYAPDYPPGKLSKTRPLVNIGSDGQVVLDESIAQFGYSKMQLNPMCVSKKIRHGRTRRKGVGLVGKQVQSATRAMRVSPDSNNNNEGNNQNGHDKGSGDENGFGASYDIDTPDGFKDSDLDTSGSPTMKETCTIHLDSPDSTRPANLGGSSECQEVSEGGTWGGLNKKGGGSAEYGNDIVNEGMDLPSDVDIRSNKQEGGANGGVLMRGGLNGGVGVGDVDEKLMSAKRYFALARDVRSWLGGLGLGRYAELFEMHEVDKDVLPLLTLDDLREMGINAVGARRKIYSAIQKIGKRFPV is encoded by the coding sequence ATGGCGGATTGGCAATTAACCGGGGGGGGAGTTGTAGGAGGAGGAACCCTTGGCAGTGGGGGTGCAGGAGATGCGGATGTGGTGGTGAACAGCAAGAGACAGAGGAGACCTAGTGTCAGATTGGGTGAAATAGGAGATCAATCTGCTGCATATGCATATGACACCACTAAGAGAAAGAAACAGCAGCTGCAGTGGAATCAGACCTTTTTTCCCAGATATGCTCCAGATTACCCACCTGGTAAGTTATCTAAAACTAGACCTCTTGTGAACATTGGTAGTGATGGGCAGGTGGTTTTGGATGAATCCATTGCCCAATTTGGATATAGTAAAATGCAGTTGAATCCCATGTGTGTTAGTAAAAAGATCAGGCATGGTAGGACTCGCAGGAAGGGTGTAGGGCTAGTTGGTAAACAAGTACAATCTGCCACAAGGGCTATGAGGGTTAGTCctgatagtaataataataatgagGGTAATAATCAAAATGGGCACGACAAGGGTTCGGGAGATGAAAATGGGTTTGGCGCATCTTATGATATTGATACCCCAGATGGGTTCAAGGACTCTGATCTGGATACCTCTGGAAGTCCCACCATGAAAGAAACTTGTACTATTCATCTTGATTCCCCTGATTCCACCAGGCCTGCCAATTTGGGTGGCTCATCTGAGTGCCAGGAAGTATCCGAAGGGGGAACATGGGGAGGTCTAAACAAGAAGGGTGGGGGATCCGCAGAATATGGGAATGATATTGTAAATGAAGGGATGGATTTACCATCTGATGTAGATATTAGGTCTAATAAGCAGGAGGGCGGTGCCAATGGAGGCGTTTTGATGAGGGGAGGTCTGAATGGTGGAGTGGGGGTTGGGGATGTGGATGAGAAGTTGATGAGTGCCAAAAGGTATTTTGCGCTTGCAAGGGATGTTAGGTCATGGCTGGGTGGGCTTGGATTGGGTAGATATGCAGAACTCTTCGAGATGCATGAAGTTGACAAGGATGTATTGCCATTGCTAACTTTGGATGATCTGAGAGAGATGGGGATCAATGCTGTTGGGGCTAGGCGTAAGATTTATTCTGCAATTCAGAAAATTGGTAAGCGCTTTCCTGTGTGA